AAGCACGTATAAAATCCTCATAACACCTTCCCACCAGACTGTGCTTTGATGGCATGTTAAGAAGATGGTCACCGTGAATACAGACAATGTTTCTACCCTTCCCAGTGCCAATGTAGAATCCTACAGTTTTTGGATCTCCATCTACTCCTTTGTTGACAGAGAAGGTGGACTTATTGCGGTAGCCATCCCTCACTGGTGAGGGCACTATGGGCAGTACAGGGAAAGGGAGCTCTCCCTTACTGGAAGTAAGAGATGAGTCCTGAGCCAGGTGATTTGTCATCTGAAGTAAGATCTTGTGCTGTTGTTCCTGCTTCCACTGAAGCTGCTCCTCATAACTCAATCGCCACAAAGGGGTCACAGTATCAGCTAGTCGTTCCTCCAGAGACAGATCTTCTCCATCTGAAAGCCAggatttctttttccttcttctcttttCAGTACTGCTTGCACATACTACACTGCGATTTAATGCTGCATAGCTTACAGGAACTTTTAGCAGATCCCCAGCACATTTGAACACTGCTGGCAACATCTTATTCAGGTGCATTTTTACTGATAATTTTTCTGACGTCTAGGAAATCTTTACTATTACTGTAGTTATTAGTCTATTCTAGGTTATTCAGCTGTCCTCACGCTTGTTAGGCAAAGCCGTGACGCATAATTTCTGCGTCTCGTTTTGGTCGCGTCATTATGCGGCGCCTAAAAGCCATTTCAGTTCCGCTGTCGCAATGGAATCAAACAAGGACGAAGCGGAACGCTGCATAGAGATATCTATCGCGGCGCTTCGAGATAATCAACCCGACAAAGCTCGAAGATTCCTGGAGAAGGCACAGAAACTGTTTCCCACACAGAAGGCACAACGTAAGTGAAATTGTATCTGTTACGCTGCATGAGAGCTAAATCTGTCGCTAAGGTTTATGAGCTAGCCCGTTGGCTAACGTTAACCAGCATCCTAGTGTAGCTAGTCGAACCTGTtttgtgtataactgtatatgtcTCGACCTTTACATTTTCTACTACGGGTGTTCTTCTTTCTGTACTGTTATGACATGATGTCTACCATTATTCGGCATGTCAACAACAGCCGAAAAATCCTAGCTAAGCTGCTGTGCTAGTATTGCATAGTTTACTATAGCTTCATATACCCGGAATTGCCAGTGAATTATTTGCACCCCCACTTTCTTGCACAAATTGTACGGTCCAACAGTCATGTGACTGCGGTGTCTGGTATAAATTGGGGGGCAACCCAACATTAATAGCTTCAGTATTTATTTGAGTGTGCTCGTCAGCTTAGAACAAAACTGCTCATCCTGAGTGTGCTTAAGCTTAAGATTGCATCATGCTGATGGAAAGATGTGAATTTGGTGTAAACAGCATGAGTGCTCTGAGCCATCCTGTTTGATGTAAACAGTACAGGCCGGAGATGGCAGCGTTATGGGTTGAACATTTTTCTGGTACATCCTATGGCCTTCACCATTCCCAAATGTCAACCCTGTCAAACATCTCTGAGATGAGGTTGAAAGGGCTCTGCAGTCATGTCATTTGCTGAAACTGTGCAATGTCGGTCCATTCTGTATAGTACAACATTTATTGTTGTATCTAAGAGCCTGGATCCTCAGTGTGGTTAGAATAGATTTGCTTGCAGGTTGACTTGTCAATGTAAAAGACTGAcacatatctttttttaaatcaacttgCTGTTTTAGGTTTATTAGAATCTATAGCTCTGAATGGAAACACACATGGCAGTAATAATAActgtggagaaaaagagagcagtGGAGTTAGACACCGAGCCACCAGTGCTGGAGAGGAGACATCAGAAGACGGTGCCACAGACGGAGCCAAGTCATATACAGCAGAACAACTGGATGCAGTCAAACAGTGTGTTTACTTACCTATGGCTATAAAAGCTGTTTTAAACATCATGCGATTAATTTTGACACTTTGCTGGTAGCTGGTAATGTTCTGTCTTGGTTTTGTAATATGCCTTTCCTATGATGTAGAATAAAGAAGTGCAAAGACTATTATGAGATTCTGGGAGTCAGTAAAGATGTGTCGGATGATGATCTGAAAAAAGCTTATAGAAAACTGGCTTTGAAATTCCATCCGGATAAAAACCATGCTCCAGGTGCTACAGAGGCATTTAAAGGTATGTCATGTTGATGCTTTTTAACTCTCAGCTTcttattcatataaaatataatcaccATTCACAGATCTATGTAATCAGTGGTCTTGAGCAAGTTCCTATAacttttattccatttttgTTAATAGCTATCGGGAATGCGTATGCCATACTTAGTAACACAGAAAAGCGGAAACAGTACGACCTTTATGGTGAGGAGAAAGTTCACCAGTCACGTCATGGCCATTCTCATCACGGCTTTGAGGCAGATATTTCGCCTGAGGATCTCTTCAACATGTTCTTTGGAGGCGGATTCCCATCAAGTAAGTGAACAATTTGTCAATGAGATATTCTCGATATGCTAAAGCCACTGTTAAGAATTTAAGAACAGAGAAGCAGCAGTGGCATTTAGGCTTGCGTGATGGCGTGATGTGATCAGATATCGGCAATAATTGACACATGACCCGATGCTGATGTTTGACATGCAATAATCTCCCACATTGCATGGGGGAAAGAACTAATAGACATAGTAGAATTTTTTGCATGGAAAAACACTTCCTTGAGCATTTTGTGTGGAtgtgggggagaaaaaaaagcctcaagCCACACAGCACCCAGTAACCATAACAACATGACACTCCCCTCATAATGGGAATTAAAAGCTGCTGCATTCTGACCACCTTGCAAGCACTTCACATAGAATTAGCTTAATAGGACAGCTTAATATTAACCTGTTATATATTTCCTGTTACTGTTATTAACCAAAGATGTTTAAAAGCGTCGATTATGACTAGACGAACCATCAGGCTACAGCAGAGCAATTTTTATACTGCCTCACGGCAACTCAAGTGTCATATAATGTCTGAGAAAATTTCTAAGCATTATCCATACAGCTTAGGGGTTCAGAGGGATCAGGTGGGGGTTGTACAATTAGGATGATATAATACTTCACTGCGAGTGTGTTTTTTGTGACCCCTTTGGGCTGattgaatgatttatttatttatttattttattttttagcactGGCAAATGGTAGAGGAGGCAGGCGATATTATaaattatcacaatattttaataagtaTTTATCTTAAGACTATTAATAGGTCATAATGATCAAGAGTATGAAAGTGGAAGCAAAATAGTTTTACAGATCCATGTTTATCATTTGTAGACTTTTTGTTACTTGTTTCCCTTGCACATGCAGACCTGCCATCCTTCatgcattttgcataggagctccCCATTTTAACATCACTACACTGCCCCCTCTCCTCCaccaataaaaacagcagatgaaccAGTGAACATTTGTCTGGAATTAGTGACAGGTTcttaggtgttttgaactctagAAGACCCCTGGAAGCCCAGCCCTTCCCCATCGCACATTACTGATCTTTTAGCCGGTgcgttaacatcagttaactatatttattcatttattatttatatttatttatgccaCTTAAAAATTTCATCTGAAAATGGTCTAAAATGGCACTTTAGTTTTTtggctgaaagaaaaaaaaatgacagagaaaaaaaaaaacaattagatAGGCCTACAACGTGTCAGATTTAACTCTACAAATGTTAATGGTAAacataattagaaagtgattaaaccCAGCTTCCTTTGTTCACATGCACCAGTCAGCCTTCAGTTTGAGTAGCAGCAGAGCAACATTTCACGGTTTGTATGAGAGGCATTAGAGAAGCGACTAGAGAAGGATTATATCTAAAACCTACCATTATGTGCTTTTTTCTGTCCCCTACGCATATTTCCTCTTCTGGGCTGGCAGGTCTGTAAACATAAAGCACTCGCATATGGAAAAATGATTTCAGGTGTTTGCATCATGAATCTTTTCACTTCTTCCAGGTAATGTCCATGTTTATAGTAATGGCAGGATGAGATTTGGACATAACCAGAGGCATGAACGAAGAGAACAACGGAGAGATGTAAGTAACCATGCACTGGAAAAGTTTCATAGCCCCTGAGAAAACAAGCTGTGTATTTAGTGCATTTAGAGCATTTTGGCACAATTTCTTTCAAGGCTACAATAGCGGTTTTTGTTCACAGAATTGTATAATGCCATTTAACTATGCCAAAATGTCTAGCCACAAGCTGATTGTTTAACAATAAGAACAAAGCAGTGTTTAACAGAttctgctttattatttttccacaaaTTAGGGAAGCCTTGCTCTGTTTGTTCAGCTGATGCCCATCCTCGTCCTCATTGTAGTTTCAGCCCTTAGCCAGTTGATGGTGTCCAGCCCTCCCTACAGTCTAAGCCACAGGCCGTAAGTCTGCGCATGTCTTACACTTCAACAGCATACACTTTTATTATCTGGTCTgactctctttctttttatataccAAACAACACAGCTTCTATATGCTACTTATTTAAAACCAGAACCAAAAACAAACTACAGACAGTTTGCCTTGTTGAGAAACcttttataatatacagtaggggccaaaagtctgagaccactagtgaaaatgcttctattttgcattcttttctaatttaatccAATAATcttcattataaattatattattgacaacagtTTGAGTGAAAATAGAATAATTTACATGAATCTCAGAgttttttagtatttagtacatcccctttttgctttaatgacagtgtgcattccagctggcatggactccacattTAAATacggacctagaaatagtgcagaattttgaatattaaatattcaagatattgaacatttactttttgttttaaatatttaaaaattctaaaaccttctgtttatttccaattttaaagaaagaaatccgAGATTTCattgtggtctcagacttttaaaCCCCACTGTATGTCCTtcaagaaaaaatgtaaaatttcataTGTTGCAGATCCTCGGGGCACACGAACAGGCGACAGACAGCTAATCTGAAGGTGCCTTACTATGTGGGTGACCACTTTTCAGAAGAATATACTGGAAAGCATCTTAAGAATATTGAGCAAAGTGTGGAGGATGACTACATTTCAAACCTTCGAAATAACTGTTGGAAGGAAAAGCAACAGAGTGAGTGAAGCCATTAATGGTACTGCAGTTGTGTACCATAGCATTTAGAGCCAATTTTAAGTGTCATGATCTTACAAAAACACAGTCGCCGACATTTACATGGGGAGGTGGACAGTGGTTGATCAATTAGCACAAAATTGCTCAAAAGTGCTGCACAGCTATGGTAGTCAACACGCATTATCTTGAGTACTGaatatttgaactttttttgtATTGCAGAGGAAGGACTGTTGTATCGGGCACGGTATTTTGGAGATTCAGACTTATACCAAAGGGCCCAGAAGATGGGTACACCCAGTTGTTCAAAGCTGTCAGACATTCAAGTCCTTTTACATGGACACTGAAAAACAAGTAAGTTTTTATAACTAGTTTAATTAGTAAGaagatattgattaattttctataacagcacggctctgacAATCATGACAGATGTAATTAAACAGTTTATATGTATGGTTTATATTGAGACAGTTTATGTTGGTTTGGTTTATATTACtgcattattgtttccatagtaacaacttattgacagggacttgtatggtggattccccacataatctaaggctaataataaacatataaaatctgtgttatttaaaaaacaagaaaatataatcgttgataaggtttctgtaaggagatgtttgtttaacatttattgaagtcAGTCATtgatgtcagtgctttgtaacaatcagtaagTTTACagccatgggagagtcttcaggacagagtagtTTGCACTTTCCAGTATAATACCaacctgtgttttttgtcttacttcaagagtgagaggaaaaagagagaggctggtgagggagcaacttacctagctgctataacataagtgatgacaggaactaacctgtctcGCACATGATCCACGACAgtaaatacactacatggccaaaagtatgtggacacctgaccatgacacccatatgcAGGCCTccccccaaactgttgccacaaagttggaagcacacaattatctagaatgtttttgatGCTACAGCgttaagatttctcttcacaGGAAATAAtgggcctagcccaaacctgttccagcatgactatTCCCTTGTGCACAGAGTgaggttcatgaagacatggtttgccaattctggagtggaagaactggagtggcCTGCAAAGAGCCCtgaccccactgaacacctttgggataaattggaacactgactgcaccccaggcctcctcttccaacatcagtacctgacctcactaatgctcttgtggctgaatgaacgcaagtccccacagccacgctcccaAATCTATTAATGCCTTATTAACGCCCATGATTTTGGAAAGGGATATTCAGCAATCTGGTcataatggtcaggtgtccacatgcttttggccatatagtgtatagctgtaaacagaaaaattaaaggtaatattaaaaattgtaatcatttgcaaattgctTCACGTCTAGCTGTACACTCACTGATCACTTTAttgggaacacctgtacacctactacTACGCTTAGTGTTTCAGGGCTGCAGCTCTATCGATTACTGAATCACTAGTCACTGACTAACATTTACCTAAAAACCTCAATCACATAACCACAAAATAACCAGTCATGgtcatgtacactcactgagcactttattaggaacatctgtacaccggCACATTGGGTCATTAGATAATTGcatcaatcatgtggcagcagtgcagtgcataaaatcatgcaggtacgggccagcagcttcgggtaatgttcacatcaaccatcagaatggggaaaaatgtgacctcagtgactttgactgtggcatgattgttggtgccatatgggctggtttgagtatttctataactgctgatctcctgggattttcatgtacagtagtctttagagtttactcagaatggtgcaataaagaaaaaacatccagtgaatggCAGTTCTGCGGACAGAAACGCATTGTTGATGAGGAGAGGTCaccggagaatggccagactatttcgagctgacagaaaggctacagtaattcaGATTGTACAGTAATCCACActttacaattgtggtgagcagaaaagtatctcagaatgcacaaaatgtcaaaccttgaggcagatgggctacaacagcagaagaccacatcgggttccacttctctCAACCAAGAACAACtgtcaccaaaactggacagttgaagaca
This sequence is a window from Pangasianodon hypophthalmus isolate fPanHyp1 chromosome 3, fPanHyp1.pri, whole genome shotgun sequence. Protein-coding genes within it:
- the dnajb12a gene encoding dnaJ homolog subfamily B member 12a; the encoded protein is MESNKDEAERCIEISIAALRDNQPDKARRFLEKAQKLFPTQKAQRLLESIALNGNTHGSNNNCGEKESSGVRHRATSAGEETSEDGATDGAKSYTAEQLDAVKQIKKCKDYYEILGVSKDVSDDDLKKAYRKLALKFHPDKNHAPGATEAFKAIGNAYAILSNTEKRKQYDLYGEEKVHQSRHGHSHHGFEADISPEDLFNMFFGGGFPSSNVHVYSNGRMRFGHNQRHERREQRRDGSLALFVQLMPILVLIVVSALSQLMVSSPPYSLSHRPSSGHTNRRQTANLKVPYYVGDHFSEEYTGKHLKNIEQSVEDDYISNLRNNCWKEKQQKEGLLYRARYFGDSDLYQRAQKMGTPSCSKLSDIQVLLHGH